In the genome of Oncorhynchus mykiss isolate Arlee chromosome 18, USDA_OmykA_1.1, whole genome shotgun sequence, one region contains:
- the LOC118940977 gene encoding extensin-like: protein MSGREDPSPSTTTLQRRPFPPPPLHSREDPSLLHHYTPVKTLPSSTTTLQRRPFPPPPLHSREDPSPLHHYTPEKTLPSSTTTLQRRPFPPPPLHSSEDPSLLHHYTPVKTLPSSTTTLQRRPFPPPPLHSSEDPSLLHHYTPEKTLPSSTTTLQRRPFPPPPLHSREDPSPLHHYTPVKTLPSSTTTLQRRPFPPPPLHSSEDPSLLHHYTPEKTLPSSTTTLQRRPFPPPPLHSSEDPSLLHHYTPEKTLPSSTTTLQRRPFPPPPLHSREDPSPLHHYTPVKTLPSSTTTLQRRPFPPPPLHSREDPSPLHHYTPVKTLPSSTTTLQ from the coding sequence ATGAGTGGCAGAGAAGACCCTTCCCCCTCCACCACTACACTCCAGAGGAGACCCTTCCCCCCTCCACCACTACACTCCAGAGAAgacccttccctcctccaccactacactCCAGTGAAgacccttccctcctccaccactacactCCAGAGAAGACCCTTCCCCCCTCCACCACTACACTCCAGAGAAGACCCTTCCCCCCTCCACCACTACACTCCAGAGAAgacccttccctcctccaccactacactCCAGAGAAgacccttccctcctccaccactacactCCAGTGAAgacccttccctcctccaccactacactCCAGTGAAgacccttccctcctccaccactacactCCAGAGAAGACCCTTCCCCCCTCCACCACTACACTCCAGTGAAgacccttccctcctccaccactacactCCAGAGAAgacccttccctcctccaccactacactCCAGAGAAgacccttccctcctccaccactacactCCAGAGAAGACCCTTCCCCCCTCCACCACTACACTCCAGTGAAgacccttccctcctccaccactacactCCAGAGAAGACCCTTCCCCCCTCCACCACTACACTCCAGTGAAgacccttccctcctccaccactacactCCAGAGAAgacccttccctcctccaccactacactCCAGAGAAGACCCTTCCCCCCTCCACCACTACACTCCAGTGAAgacccttccctcctccaccactacactCCAGAGAAgacccttccctcctccaccactacactCCAGAGAAgacccttccctcctccaccactacactCCAGAGAAGACCCTTCCCCCCTCCACCACTACACTCCAGTGAAgacccttccctcctccaccactacactCCAGAGAAGACCCTTCCCCCCTCCACCACTACACTCCAGAGAAGACCCTTCCCCCCTCCACCACTACACTCCAGTGAAgacccttccctcctccaccactacactCCAGTGA